A segment of the Hemitrygon akajei chromosome 10, sHemAka1.3, whole genome shotgun sequence genome:
aaactgtttctgctgacaggagaaggggcaaaggttggTTACTGGCACCTTGGAACCAGTGGCTTCGGGCAGgtgggctcatcagccgtggttggcagtttATCTAGAAGGACAACTCTGAGCTCaagctccactgccttgcagctacaccactcatggggaaggctctgGGAGTAAGCTACGAGGGAAAAATCGAGAGCTGGAGTGGctgaggcagtcctacattgagatAAACACTGTCTGGGAACTCCTGTGAAGCTGCTGCTGCCAAAGTGTATCGGTCTGCTATTCCTTTGGGTTTGTCATATGcacggagagggggagcttgctacatgggcaacagcttggtctccatatcgtactgtccaGACTAGCATAtctactttactttactttattgtcaccaaacaattgatactagagcgtacaatcatcacagcaatatttgattctgcgcttcatgctccctgaagtacaaatcgaagtaaatataataaaaatttaaattataaatcatgattagaaaatagaaaagggaaagtaaggtagtgcaagtcaggtccagatatttggaaggtacgacccagatccaggtcagggtctgttcagcagtcttatcacagttggaaagaagctgttcccaaatcttgccttatgaatcttcaagctcctgaaccttctcccggagggaagagagacaaaaagtgtgttggctgggtgggtcgtgtccttgattatcccgGCAGCACTGTGAGTgctgtggtgtaaagtgagtccaaggatggaagattggtttgtgtgatgtgctgggctatgttcacgatcttctgcagcttcttccagtcttggacaggacaacttccataccaggttgtgatgcaccctagaagaatgctttctacagtgcacctataaaaattagtgagggttttaggggacaggccaaatttattcagctttctcaggaagtaaaggcgctggtgggccttcttggcagtggactctgcttggttacaccaagtcaggtcatttgtgatattcaccccgaggaacttaaagcttttgacctgttccacctgtgcaccaccgatgtagatggggttgtgtggtccgctactccttctgaagtcaacaaccaattccttcgtcttgctgacgttgagggataggttattgtcttcgcaccatgccaccaggttcttaatttcctctctgtactcagactcatcattacccaagatacagcctacaattgtggtgtcatcagcaaacttatatattgagttcaatggaaacttggctacacaatgatgggtgtacagtgagtacagcagggggctgagtacacagccttgtggggcaccggtgctcagagtgattgtagaggagagcttgtcccctatttttacagcctgggtcctgtctgtgaggaagttgaagatccagctgcagatctgagagctgagacccaggttccagagcttaggaatcagtttatttggaatgatggtattaaaggcagagctgtagtcaacgaaaaggagccttacatatgcgtctttattctccaggtgttctaaggaggaatgtagtgccagagagatggcatctgccgttgacctgttgctccggcaGGTGAATTGCAAAgtgtcgaggttgaccggtaggtaatggttgatgtgtgccataaccaatcgctcgaagcacttcatagcaattgatgtcagagccacaggtcggtagtcattcaggcatgccaccttgcttttcttcggcactgggattatcgttgccttcttaaaacacttggggatcttagactgaagctgggagcagttgaagatgtcagcaaacactccagctagctcgcttgcacaggcccggagaacccgttctgggacgccatctgggcccgtcgccttccttggatttatctttagGAAGGCTCTTATAACATCTTCgttgacagctaggatgcaatatccatggtcaactctggcTAACAGCGACCTCAACTCTTGTTATTCTATACTGTTTTATATTATAAAGTCATATTACTCAGATACAGGCCACTACGTCTGTGCCAACCATTGTATTTGCCTACAGAAAACTGATCACGtttacctgcatttggcccactGCTTTGTATGCTTTCTTTGTCTAGAtgctttgtaaatgttctgagaGTACCCCTGTACAACCTcttcaggcagtacattccagtgaTGAAGGACCCTCTGCATGAAGATACTCCTTCCTTAGATCCTTTTGAAACCTCCTATCTCTCATTTTTTATCAGTTCCCTCTTATGTTATATACCCCCACCAAAGGGAAAAAAACATTTTAATatcgatagggtggatagtcagtacctgtttcccagggcaccaatagcaaacaccagagggcatatgtacaaaattaagggagggaagtttaggggagacatcaggggtaagtttttttacacagagggttgtgagtgcctggaatgacttgccaggcaTGGTGGCggaggctgaaacattaggggtatttaagagcctcttggacaggcacatggatgaaagaaaaatagagagttatggggtagtgtgggtttagtactctttttttaaggattatatgggtcggcgcaacatggagggctgaagggcctgtactgtgctgtaatgttcgatgGTTCTATTCTATCTATCTCTCATAACTTTTTATGCCTCTATTAGGTCAGACTGCAGTCTCCtccactctagagaaaacaaatCAAACATACCGCGCTTCTCTTTATAAGTGAAATACTACAAACCAGGTATCGTCTGGGGATGCTCCTCCACACCCTGGCCAAAGAGGTCACATCCTTCCCACAAAGTGGCGGTAATCCCAGAAAACATTGAAGCCTAAGACATCAGTTTAAAAATTTGTCAATAATTGGACACACGAGGGGGCTTCAGATTATTGGAGCATGTCACGATTGACAGAGTTTTAAAAAGGTGAGCAAGAGGGCCTGAGGGATTTACTAATGTTTGACCTACAGATGGTCCGAAAAGGTATTGGAATCTAAAATACTGGCCTTGACCAATGAAACTGAAActatatttattaatattatgcTTTATTGATGCAGTAACAAATCATATCACAAAATCTGCTTCGCTATATCCAGGTTCTGAGATTGATCACCCAGATTCACTGCCTGCATTGAGCCTGACATTAATCTCCGTGGCTCTCTCCTCCCTGCCTTCTGAGTCCGTACCTGGCATCTGCAGAGACTTCTGTGTTTCTTCAACAATAATCTCAAGCTATCTGGCAAGTTCCTTGATCTGTGGACTGCTCAGCTATGGAATGCACACACTTCCCTCCTTGATACTGAGGCAACACCGTGGTGGCTTGTCTCGCTGACATGAAGGCACTGATAGAATATGTAAATGAGATGTAAATGTGGTTTCCATGACAGTGGACAGCAGATTCATACTGTAAGGAAATACTGACTCTACCATTCAGGAGTGCTTCAGCCAGTTTAATAATCGACCAGAGAAAAGATTGCCAGGCACCAAGCCCCCTTGAATACAGCCATGATGGCAGCATTCAGAGCTTGTTGTTCATAGCCTTGTTCACAGTTCATACCCTCCAGCCCTTCCTCTAGGCTGCCTCAGCAAAGTCCCCTGTCAGGCCTCGGCCTTGACCTTTGCTCACCTCTTGTCCTGCCTACAGTTCACTGGTATCATGCACAAAATGGGagaaactcagaaggccaggcagcatctattgaaaagagttaatagttgacattttgacaaaacatcaactgctgagtcccggtgaagggtcttggcttgaaacgttgattgttgtcctgatgaagggtctcagcccgaaacgtagactgtttgctcttttccatagatgctgcctggcctgctgggttcctccagcattttatgtgtgttgctctgggtttccagcatctgcagattttctcgtgtttgtacaGTTCACTGGTGCCTGGTGATTAACCGATTCCTCATCCAGAAGCAATATTCCTACTTACAGAAAAATTTCAAATCAGAGGTGGCGGCTGCAAATCTGAAATCAAGGGGCAAATTATTGATGTCTTGGTGCCTGCATATGCCTCGGTAAACATTCTGGCACATTTGCAACTGGTAATTCAGAAAACGTTATGAATTTAGCTTGAGGTGATATGTCTGGAAAAGAAGATTAATGTGCAAGATTTGAAAAACTATGCTTTTTCCtcggaacacacacaaaatgccagaggaactcagctgccgggtagcatctacggaaaagagtacagttgatgttttgggctgagatgtcaactgtactcttttccgtagatgctgcctagcctgctgggttcctccagcattttgtgtgtgttgctggatttccagcatctgcagattttctctttttcctcGGACTTGCTGCCAGTCAGAGGCTTAATAGCAGATGCCTATACTTTGGGCAGCATCTGGGACCTAGACATGCAGGCAGATCTGTCCTCTAGTTCACTCTCCAGCCTTCAGTTCCATCTCACTGATTTGGCAGGAAAGAAGAAGGCACGCCTGAAAGTGTTACGCAATGATCTTGTGATATGGTTGTAAACGCAGTGCATGTGTGTTCGAggatgtgggtgtggagtgtggatTATTGAAGGGTGAGTGGAGTGTGATGGAGCACTCAAATATTGGGTGTGGGGGTGGTATAAATCAAAGTGCGCCTAAGGCTAGACATGTACCAATGATCACAAGATATCACTAACTACTTTAAGCACAAAATTCTTTAGTTACCACTTCACAAGGTCACAAAAAAAACTTCAAGAACCTGAAAAGAGAACCGTTACTGGCAGTTGGTAGAGATCAGCGGAGTGGATGAACGGGATTTCAGGTCCACTTTGTCATTCAGgcagaggaaggggagagggcaGAATCCAACATTAAGCAGGGACGtgacactgaggctttataaggcactggtgaggcctcacattgagtattgtgaatagttctgggctcctcacctaagaaaagatatgctggccttggaaagggttcagaggaggttcacaaggatgattctgggaatgaaagggttatcacaggaggaatatttgatggctctgggtctgtactcactggaatttagaaggatggggggggggggggggatctcgttgaaactttccgaatattgaaaggctgagacagagtagatgtgcaaaggatgtttcacttagtggcagagtctaggacaagagggcacagcctcaggatagaggggcattcattttaaacagagatatggagaaatgtctttagccagtgggtggtgaatttgtggaatgtgtggaggccaggtctttgggtgtatttaaggcggatcttgatggacacggcatcaaagattattgggagaaggctggggactggggctgaggaggggaaaaaaggatcagccatgattgactggcggagcagacttgatgggccaaatggcctaattctgctcctatgtcttatggttataaTTTTATGTAATCTCAgatttgtattctgtatacatactttgctaATAAGTATCCTTTTACTTTGATTTTGCTCCAAGGCCATGGAGCAGGAGTTGAAACTTGGAGTATGCTCTTTCCCACATTGAGATTATTTTTCCTATTTTCCCAGTTCATGTTTGCTTGTAGAATGGCAGCCAAAATCTGGCTCCAACCACAATGCCCCTTCATCGTCAACTACAGTATGTTCAACTGAAACTCATAGGCTCTCTCTGGTCCATCTAGCAAGGCAGCCAATGATGGTGTGTTGCTGGAATTCCACTCAGCCAGTGTAGGTTATCCCAGTTAACCAACCCTATCAAACTTAAATACCAATtagacctctgtcattaacacaGCACACCCCCGTGATCAAACTTGACAAACTGAGCCAGCTCATGAATGAAGTTAGCAGCTATAAACAGCTGAATACACTCACCGATAAAGATAAGGAATAAGAAGATAACAATCTGAATTAAGAGGCAGAGACAAATGAGGACAGTAAGAGGAATGTAGAATTTGTACTCCGGTCCTTGATTGATGACTAGTGCCAGCTGCTTTGCGTTCGACATGAGTAAGGTGACATCCAGCATGCCCTCTGCCATGCTCTTTATTGTGGCATACTTGTTGAAGTTGAATGGTGCCACCAGTGCTGGACCGGTCTCTTCACCCTATGGAAGGtatagaagaaagaaagaaagttaTCTCAGATAAGCTACCTGTGGGTTTTCTTAGGGTGAGGGGTCATTTGGGGAGTGATGCGACATGAAATGTAATTCCTTTGAATTTGCTATTAAAGGCTCAACCCCTGGCCCAACCAGTCCTCCCTCGTGCCCGTTAGTAGACACTGATCCCCTACTCCATGTAAACCAAGGAACAACATCCCAACTTTCTTCCTGGCATGTTGTAGCCCTTGGAATTCAATACTGAATTCAACATTTTCAGACAAACATCAGTTCCTGTTTGTTTCAGAATTGCCTAGTTCTGACCTACTGCCATCTAACTGTATCATTAAGGTAGATTTTTCCCCTCGCTATCCATAAATACCACATGGCTTGTTAAATATTCCCAGCATTCTCTTTTCTTTCAGCAGTTGGTGTGCTCTGCGGCTCATAGTTCCAGCACTGTGTCTGCTTTTCCTGTTCTCTATCTCACTCACTTCCCGCCATGTGcatctcctcccatcaccaccctTTTTCAGGCGACACCAGCAACATCAGCTGAATTTTGTGGAATTGTAAACATTCCTTTTATCCTCGTCACCCACCCGTTttctctgaaataaaaatagatttGTCTTCTACTCTTACCTCCTGATAAAAGTATATTGAATGGGAATAGTAATTGCATTAGTTACCCAAcagactctgcctgacctgctgagcttttactaattccagtatctgcaagttttgaaaagtAATCATACACAGAACTTAAAATTAAATATGGAAATATGATTTTCAAACAATTTGTCCACTGCCTCTCTACTTTTTAACTATTGTAATGATTATTCctatgcattcagatgaaacacAACAAGTTACCAGACCTGATGGATTTAGCAGAGGGAAATGGAGCTGAGCTTGAAAATTAGTGAAAAAGGGAGCAAGAGGAAAGCAAACAGCATCATCCTGttccaatttcttatgttcttatgagatGTTTATTTTATCAAATTGTGCAGGATGCATAAAGATCGCAATATTTGAGACATATCCACCAGTAACTATATGGTAACTGGTATATAGAGTAACTAGTTTTATAGCATAAAGCTTTACAGTATATATGAAGTTATATATAGTAACTATACAGTTTTACTGGTGTCGGGCATTAGACATAAAAGGGAGCAGGAGTCAACCTCTTGGTTCTTTGAGCCTACTGCATCATTCAACACAAAACTGTTGATCATCCACTTCAGAACCCTGTTCCTTTCTTCTTCACTTACCTCTTGATCCCTTTGGCGAGAAGAATCTTCCTCCTTCTTATCAGTAATTAATGACTTTTAATAACCCCACTCCTTTTGTAGTAGAGAATTTGACAGATTCACTATACTTTGGGTGAAGTATTTTCCCTTTTTCTCAGTTCCGTGTGGCATAACTCATAAACCACGACTATAGATCCTAATTAAGGATTTGCCAGCCTTTGGGAACATATTCCATTATCCTGTAGAAATGTTATAGTTTCTATGAGATACTCTCTCATTCTTCTCTGCACCAGTGTCTATAGGACTTGATCTCtcccccttcatcagtacagctGGATTAGGGACCAGTCTAGGGAGCCCTTGTGCACTACCTACCCCATAGACAATTGTCCTTCCTCAGGCAATTCTAAATGCCACACAGAATTTCAGGTGAGGCGTCGCTAAGGCCATGtgcagctgcaaaacaacttCCTTGCTCCTGCACTCAAATCTTCTTTCAATGAAGGCTAAGCTACCACTTGCATTCCTAATTGCTTGCTGCATCTGAACACTTGCTGGCAGCAACTGACATACAAGGTCACCCTGGTCTCGTTGCACCTTCCCCAGTTCAGATAATAACCTGACTTCATATTTTtagaaccaaagtggataatctgtCAAACTGCACCTGCTATGCCAATTCACCTCATTTGTCCATTTCACATGGGAGCCCCTTTGCATTCTTTTTCATAACTCACATTCaaataattttgtgtcatctccaTACTTGGAATGCTGCATTTAGTGCCCTCTTCAAATCTTTGAGATATCTGTGAATAGCTGCTTATTGTGGCACCCATCTACCgcagtccaaggattgtgctggcaGCCCGCAAGTATCTTCATGCTTCAGGGTGCTAACACCCAGAGGAAGATAGGCTCATTCCTACTCTGCACCTTCCTCGCCACTGACTCgggcaatgtcagcattcacctcgagaggacgagaatataaaagcaaggatataatgctgaggctttatagggcaccagcgaggcctcacttggaatattgtaagcaGGTTCGGGCTTATAatttaaggaaagatgtgctgacattgaaaagGATTCGAaggatgttcatgagaatgattccgggaatgaaagggttattatatgagaactgattgatggctctggccctttactcactggaatttagaagaatgaggaaggatctcattgaaacctatcgaatgttgaaaggcctggagaggatgtttcctatagtgggggagtctaggaccagagggtgcagcctcagaatggagggacatccatttagagaggggatgaggaggaatttctttagccagagggtggcgaatctgtggaattcactgccacaggcggctgtggaggccaagtcattaggtgttgctaaggtggagcttgataggttctcgattagtcagggcatgaaaggttacagggagaactcaggacaatggggttgagagggaaatgggtcagccatgatgaaatggtgatgcagactcaatgggccgaatgcctAATTGTGCTCTAATGCCTTATGGTGACCTTTGCATCGACAATGCTCAATCCCCAAACAAGTGTTTACATTCTTTTATTCTCTTATTcaggcatctaccacttcctctccagtcctgatgaagggtcttggcctgaaatgtcagctgtgtattctttccatagatgctgcctgatctgttgagttcctccagcattttctgtgttgttttacatTCTTTTTATGTCCATCCCCATTTTAAGTGCCATGATGGTCCGTTTATTGCCAACTAATGTTGAGTTTTGTTTTGTGTGGACTGTGACCTAACATTATAGAAGAACTAGAGAGATgcagctgggggtggggggggggggggtcacaagaATCTAAAATTAAACACACGACCCCTGTCAATTCCAACTCCTTCTGACCTGACCCAAGCCACTATCATCATAAAAACAACTTTTACACAAAGCAAATGAACCGAGTTCAGATGAAGTATGAAGCCAGCCCAGTACACCACAGCCAGACCTAACCTGAAGCTGACGCTTTATGACAATATACACCAAATCTGACCTGAACCCAACACATACGGTTATACCTTTTGGATGCGCTTCGTTAAAGAAGCACATAAAAACCAGCTCCACTACAAAATGAAAAACTCCTCACAATCTTACATTCTTGTGTGGTGATATGTTCTTTTTTGAGGATCCCAGTGTTGACAAATTAGATTCTGCCAGCAGGGATGGGCATGTCTCATCAGCTTGTTTCAAGTAAACTACTACTTGCAGGAATGCTGCAATGGGCTAATCTCAAATAACATAAGGATGATAtcgtttttaaaaaaagctgaatGGGGGtaataaaaaaaaagtacaggAAATGATCGTTCTGTCTTT
Coding sequences within it:
- the LOC140734770 gene encoding ninjurin-2-like; the encoded protein is MSTSTAGYRERAGEETGPALVAPFNFNKYATIKSMAEGMLDVTLLMSNAKQLALVINQGPEYKFYIPLTVLICLCLLIQIVIFLFLIFIAKTNVNEVEKQKKLNLWNIIVTFLIGTTLFLNVFITALMPGKKDITLT